Proteins from one Prevotella sp. E2-28 genomic window:
- a CDS encoding acyltransferase — protein MATTKQEDIRQGLKGNPRLKRFLDYLIMNQRDARPRWYIRLLAPLYQHRGRGSKIYRSVRMDTPPYRKFSLGRRSVVESFCCINNAVGDVIIGDNTRIGIHNTIIGPVTIGNHVNLAQGITVTALNHNFQDISKKIDEQGISTKPIVISDDVWIGANAVILPGVTIGRHVVVAAGAVVTNDIPDHVVVGGVPAKIIKQL, from the coding sequence ATGGCAACAACCAAACAAGAAGACATACGACAAGGTCTGAAGGGGAATCCGAGACTAAAAAGATTTCTGGATTACCTGATTATGAACCAACGTGACGCTCGTCCACGATGGTACATTCGTTTGTTGGCGCCGCTCTATCAGCACCGCGGACGGGGTTCGAAAATCTATAGGTCAGTACGCATGGACACCCCACCCTACAGGAAATTCTCACTGGGCAGGAGAAGTGTGGTAGAGTCGTTCTGCTGCATTAACAATGCCGTGGGCGACGTGATAATTGGCGACAACACCCGCATTGGTATTCACAACACCATCATCGGTCCTGTGACCATTGGTAATCACGTGAATCTGGCGCAGGGCATCACGGTTACAGCCCTGAATCACAATTTTCAAGATATATCAAAAAAAATAGATGAGCAAGGCATTTCCACCAAGCCCATTGTTATCAGTGATGATGTTTGGATTGGGGCCAATGCCGTTATTCTACCAGGTGTAACAATAGGGCGTCACGTGGTGGTTGCCGCAGGAGCTGTAGTAACCAATGATATTCCCGATCATGTTGTTGTAGGTGGCGTTCCTGCAAAAATCATCAAACAGTTATGA
- a CDS encoding glycosyltransferase: MIRVLEVIRQGQIGGGESHLLDLIRFLNKSIVTPICLSFTDGEMIRQLQGKGIKCYVIPTDKPFDFKVQREIKQLIQTEHIQLVHAHGSRAASNVVWPARSLHLPLIYTVHGWSFHDDQPSIIRKLRALSERCICHYCQEIICVSQSNADTGKKVFGLKQCHVIENGINLERFNPSRSFQDLRTEMRFTQDDFVIGFIARCTKQKNPIDFLNALEIAHQKNPKIKGLFVGEGDMDVEVNAFIASHKMNDYLYRSPFRTDVPELLHAVNAYCLPSLWEGLSIALLEAMAMGKAIIATPTDGTSELIRHEENGVIVPFNDVQSLAQAMIQLADTPESCMQYGTAARSLVETRFNAQRVAEKVASIYFSRIN; encoded by the coding sequence ATGATACGCGTACTGGAAGTCATACGTCAAGGCCAAATAGGCGGCGGAGAATCTCATCTGCTCGACCTAATACGTTTCTTAAACAAGAGTATTGTTACGCCTATATGTCTGTCGTTTACTGATGGTGAGATGATTCGCCAACTACAGGGTAAGGGGATAAAATGCTATGTCATACCTACCGACAAGCCTTTTGACTTCAAAGTTCAACGGGAAATCAAGCAGTTAATACAAACGGAGCACATCCAACTGGTTCATGCCCACGGCAGTAGAGCTGCATCCAACGTCGTATGGCCAGCGCGCAGTCTTCATCTGCCCCTTATCTATACAGTTCATGGCTGGAGTTTCCATGATGACCAGCCATCTATTATCAGGAAACTGAGAGCCCTCAGTGAAAGATGTATATGCCACTACTGTCAGGAAATCATTTGTGTCTCACAAAGTAATGCTGATACGGGGAAAAAAGTATTTGGTCTAAAGCAATGTCACGTCATAGAAAACGGCATTAACTTAGAGCGCTTTAATCCCTCAAGGTCATTTCAAGACCTGCGTACAGAGATGCGTTTCACTCAGGATGATTTTGTAATAGGATTCATTGCGCGCTGTACTAAACAGAAGAATCCAATTGATTTCCTCAACGCCTTGGAGATTGCACATCAGAAGAATCCTAAAATAAAAGGCTTGTTTGTTGGTGAGGGGGATATGGATGTAGAGGTAAATGCCTTCATTGCATCACACAAGATGAACGATTATCTTTATCGCTCACCGTTTAGAACTGACGTTCCGGAACTGCTCCACGCTGTCAATGCCTACTGTCTGCCCAGTCTTTGGGAAGGATTATCCATTGCACTACTTGAAGCAATGGCTATGGGAAAAGCTATCATTGCCACACCAACTGACGGTACCAGTGAACTGATTCGACATGAAGAGAATGGTGTCATTGTGCCTTTCAACGATGTTCAATCTTTAGCGCAAGCCATGATTCAGTTAGCAGATACGCCCGAGAGCTGTATGCAATACGGAACAGCAGCGCGCAGTTTGGTTGAAACACGCTTCAATGCACAGCGCGTAGCCGAGAAAGTAGCCAGTATATACTTTAGTCGAATAAACTAA
- a CDS encoding winged helix-turn-helix domain-containing protein, whose protein sequence is MAEKKATTKKAAETKEVKAPAAKKATAAKKPAAKKVEATVVNAENIGFKAGDVYQALAAAEKALNVKEIAKAAKISEEETLLGLGWLFKEGKLLSTEDNKIVLA, encoded by the coding sequence ATGGCAGAAAAGAAAGCTACTACAAAGAAGGCTGCTGAAACAAAGGAAGTTAAGGCTCCCGCAGCTAAGAAGGCAACTGCAGCAAAGAAGCCCGCAGCGAAGAAGGTTGAGGCAACAGTTGTAAATGCTGAGAACATTGGTTTCAAGGCAGGAGATGTTTATCAGGCTCTGGCAGCAGCAGAGAAGGCTCTCAATGTAAAGGAGATTGCCAAGGCTGCGAAGATTTCAGAAGAAGAGACTCTGCTTGGTCTCGGTTGGTTGTTCAAGGAGGGTAAGCTCCTGAGCACTGAGGACAATAAGATTGTTCTGGCCTAA
- a CDS encoding glycoside hydrolase N-terminal domain-containing protein — translation MKKLLIVLSLCPMIEAFSQTLHYDRPADYFEEALVIGNGTMGGIVYGGASCDRISLNDITLWTGEPCNMNVYSPDAHQTIPSIREALKHGNYREADKLQREVQGHFSQNYQPLGQLSITYLDTTETVTNYRRWLDLSNATASTLYYRGKYLYSTEYFASNPDSGIVVHITTDNPRGIHARFSLSCQLRHQRSTQHGNTLVTDGYAGYASLPSYYDAKEKFAYDPNRGIHFRTKVLVSAENVKVAGDDVVVDGAGEVTLYIVNATSFNGYDKDPVKQGKPYKQLADAKLKHISDVSYPKLWNRHVKDYQSIYNRVKLSLGSRSKDQRTTDVQLREYIDENRFNPELEALYFQYGRYLLISCSRTPNVPANLQGLWNESILPPWSCNYTSNINVEENYWAAETAALPEMHQSLFSYMKELQGSGELTAKAYYGVQKGWCLAHNTDIWAMTCPVGLHTGDPMWANWNMGGAWLSTHIWEHYTFSLDRDFLREYYPVLKGAAEFCLGWMVSTKDMGVDGQEYLITAPATSPENSFVTPDGYHGRTCYGGFADIAMIRECLSDARDAAIVLRLDEAFVVEANKALARLQPYKIGHKGNLQEWFYDWEDEDPHHRHQSHLFGIYPGHHLVDGVNTKEAIHHAASRTLELKGDRTTGWSTGWRVNLYARLHDAKKAYHIYRKLLSYVSPDGYRGADARRGGGTYPNLLDAHSPFQIDGNFGGCAGVIEMLMQSEYSLMPTKAAKYDWQPYVLLELLPALPSNWKDGAVSGIRARGGITVDMKWQDSRVTSLTLTALHSCKVIVMMNGHQQKVKLKKGRNKVLLID, via the coding sequence ATGAAAAAGCTATTGATAGTTCTAAGCCTCTGTCCTATGATAGAGGCTTTTTCGCAAACACTGCACTACGATCGTCCTGCCGATTATTTCGAAGAGGCACTAGTGATAGGTAACGGAACGATGGGTGGTATCGTCTATGGTGGAGCATCGTGCGACCGTATCTCGCTGAATGACATTACCTTGTGGACGGGTGAGCCTTGTAATATGAATGTATATTCGCCTGATGCTCATCAAACCATCCCTTCTATCCGTGAAGCCTTGAAGCATGGGAATTATCGTGAAGCAGATAAGTTGCAACGTGAAGTACAAGGGCATTTCTCGCAGAACTATCAACCACTTGGACAATTGTCGATAACCTATCTGGACACGACAGAGACGGTTACAAACTATCGTCGTTGGCTGGACCTTAGTAACGCTACGGCAAGCACACTTTATTATCGTGGCAAGTATCTGTATTCTACCGAATATTTTGCCTCAAACCCTGATTCGGGTATCGTTGTTCATATCACAACAGATAACCCTCGCGGAATTCATGCCCGTTTCTCCCTTTCTTGTCAACTGCGTCATCAGCGCAGTACGCAACATGGTAACACTCTCGTTACTGATGGCTATGCAGGTTATGCTTCTCTGCCCAGTTATTATGATGCTAAGGAGAAGTTTGCTTATGATCCCAATCGTGGCATCCATTTCCGAACCAAGGTACTGGTGAGTGCGGAAAACGTCAAGGTAGCGGGTGATGATGTCGTGGTGGATGGTGCTGGTGAGGTGACGCTCTACATTGTTAATGCAACCTCGTTTAATGGTTACGACAAAGACCCCGTAAAGCAGGGTAAACCGTATAAGCAGTTGGCTGATGCAAAGCTTAAGCATATTTCCGATGTGTCTTATCCAAAACTTTGGAACCGCCATGTAAAGGACTACCAAAGCATATATAATCGTGTGAAGCTCTCTTTGGGCTCTCGCTCCAAGGACCAGCGCACTACTGATGTCCAACTGCGCGAGTATATAGACGAAAACCGTTTTAACCCAGAACTCGAAGCCCTTTACTTCCAGTATGGACGCTATCTGCTCATCAGTTGTTCGCGTACGCCTAATGTGCCTGCCAACCTTCAGGGACTTTGGAATGAAAGCATCCTGCCCCCTTGGTCGTGCAATTATACCAGTAATATCAATGTAGAGGAAAACTATTGGGCTGCAGAGACGGCTGCCTTGCCCGAGATGCACCAGTCACTCTTCTCTTATATGAAAGAACTGCAGGGCTCTGGTGAACTTACGGCGAAAGCTTATTATGGTGTGCAGAAAGGTTGGTGCCTCGCTCATAACACAGATATCTGGGCGATGACCTGTCCTGTAGGTCTCCATACGGGCGACCCTATGTGGGCTAACTGGAATATGGGCGGTGCTTGGCTCTCTACTCATATCTGGGAACACTATACCTTCTCGCTCGATCGTGATTTTTTGCGTGAATACTATCCAGTATTGAAAGGTGCTGCCGAGTTCTGTTTGGGTTGGATGGTGTCAACAAAAGATATGGGCGTTGATGGTCAGGAGTATCTGATTACGGCTCCTGCAACTTCTCCAGAGAATTCCTTCGTAACGCCTGATGGCTATCACGGTCGCACCTGCTATGGTGGCTTTGCCGATATTGCAATGATTCGTGAGTGTCTCAGTGATGCTCGTGATGCTGCTATTGTGCTGAGACTTGATGAGGCTTTCGTTGTAGAAGCTAATAAGGCCCTTGCACGTCTGCAACCTTATAAGATTGGTCATAAGGGTAACTTGCAGGAGTGGTTCTATGATTGGGAGGATGAAGACCCTCACCATCGTCATCAGAGTCATCTCTTCGGCATCTATCCTGGCCATCATCTTGTCGATGGTGTTAATACGAAAGAGGCTATCCATCATGCTGCTTCACGTACACTCGAACTGAAAGGCGACCGTACTACGGGGTGGAGTACTGGTTGGCGCGTGAATCTCTATGCGCGCCTCCATGATGCCAAGAAAGCCTATCATATCTATCGCAAACTGCTGTCTTATGTCAGTCCTGATGGCTATCGTGGTGCTGATGCTCGTCGTGGTGGAGGTACCTATCCAAATCTGCTGGATGCTCATTCCCCTTTCCAGATTGATGGTAATTTCGGTGGATGTGCCGGTGTCATTGAGATGCTGATGCAGAGTGAATACAGTTTGATGCCTACTAAAGCTGCCAAATACGACTGGCAACCTTATGTATTGCTGGAACTACTGCCAGCTCTGCCATCCAACTGGAAGGATGGTGCCGTCTCTGGTATTCGTGCCCGTGGAGGTATTACTGTGGACATGAAGTGGCAGGATTCTCGCGTCACATCACTCACTCTTACTGCCCTGCATTCTTGTAAGGTGATTGTTATGATGAATGGTCATCAACAGAAGGTGAAGTTGAAAAAAGGAAGAAATAAAGTTTTATTAATAGATTAA
- the aspS gene encoding aspartate--tRNA ligase: protein MYRTKTCGELRLTDAGNEVKLAGWVQRTRKMGGMTFVDLRDRYGITQLVFDESKDAALCERANKLGREFCIQVVGQVSERQSKNPKMPTGDIEILASELNVLSESLTPPFTIEDQTDGGDDIRMKYRYLDLRRSAVRKNLELRHKMTILIRNFLDSLNFIEVETPILIGSTPEGARDFVVPSRMNPGQFYALPQSPQTLKQLLMVSGFDRYFQIAKCFRDEDLRADRQPEFTQIDCEMSFVDQEDVLQVFEDLARHLFKEIRGIELPPLQRMTWHEAMRRFGSDKPDLRFGMEFVELMDVLKGTGTFPVFNEANYIGGICVPGAADYTRKQLDQLTDFVKRPQVGAKGLVYVKFNADGTVKSSIDKFYEPEVWQKVKEAMGAKDGDLVLILSGDNANKTRVQLCTLRLEMGDRLGLRDKDKFVCLWIVDFPLFEWSDEEQRLMATHHPFTLPNPDDIPLLDTDPAKVRAVAYDFVCNGVEVGGGSLRIHDGKLQEKMFQILGFTPERAMAQFGFLINAFKYGAPPHAGLAFGLDRFVSLMAGLDSIRDCIAFPKNNSGRDVMLDAPGELDPKQLEELQLKVELRQE, encoded by the coding sequence ATGTATAGGACAAAGACTTGTGGTGAGTTACGTCTCACCGATGCCGGCAATGAGGTAAAGCTCGCCGGATGGGTTCAGCGCACACGTAAGATGGGAGGCATGACCTTTGTGGACCTGCGCGACCGTTATGGTATTACACAGTTGGTATTTGATGAGTCCAAGGATGCTGCTCTCTGTGAGCGTGCCAACAAACTGGGCCGCGAATTCTGTATCCAGGTAGTGGGACAAGTTAGTGAGCGTCAGTCAAAGAACCCCAAGATGCCAACAGGCGATATAGAGATTCTTGCATCAGAGTTGAATGTGCTGAGTGAGAGTTTGACACCTCCTTTTACTATTGAGGATCAGACCGATGGTGGTGACGATATCCGTATGAAGTATCGTTATTTGGATCTGCGCCGCTCTGCAGTGCGTAAGAATCTGGAGTTACGTCATAAGATGACCATCTTGATTCGTAACTTCCTCGACTCTCTTAATTTTATTGAGGTAGAGACGCCTATCCTGATTGGTTCTACCCCCGAGGGTGCCCGCGACTTCGTCGTACCCAGTCGTATGAATCCAGGGCAGTTCTATGCTCTTCCTCAGAGCCCACAGACCTTGAAGCAGTTGCTGATGGTTAGTGGCTTCGATCGTTATTTTCAGATTGCGAAATGTTTTCGTGATGAGGACCTGCGTGCCGATCGTCAGCCTGAGTTTACGCAGATTGACTGTGAGATGTCGTTTGTGGACCAGGAAGACGTGCTTCAGGTATTTGAAGACCTTGCTCGTCACCTGTTCAAGGAAATTCGCGGTATAGAGTTGCCCCCTCTGCAGCGTATGACGTGGCATGAGGCTATGCGTCGCTTCGGTTCTGATAAGCCTGATCTCCGTTTCGGTATGGAATTTGTGGAACTGATGGATGTGCTGAAAGGTACAGGTACCTTCCCCGTATTCAATGAGGCAAATTATATTGGTGGTATCTGCGTGCCAGGTGCAGCAGACTATACCCGCAAGCAGCTCGACCAGTTGACTGACTTTGTAAAACGTCCTCAGGTTGGTGCTAAGGGCTTGGTTTATGTGAAGTTCAATGCTGACGGCACAGTGAAGTCGTCAATAGATAAGTTCTATGAGCCCGAGGTTTGGCAGAAAGTTAAGGAGGCAATGGGTGCCAAGGATGGCGACCTTGTGCTGATTCTCTCTGGTGACAATGCCAACAAGACCCGTGTGCAGCTCTGCACCCTCCGTCTGGAGATGGGTGATCGCCTTGGTCTGCGTGATAAGGATAAGTTCGTCTGCCTGTGGATTGTTGACTTCCCCTTGTTCGAGTGGAGCGACGAAGAGCAGCGCTTGATGGCTACTCACCATCCATTCACCTTGCCTAACCCCGATGATATTCCTCTGCTTGATACCGATCCTGCCAAGGTTCGTGCCGTAGCTTACGACTTTGTCTGCAATGGAGTCGAGGTAGGCGGTGGTTCACTGCGTATCCACGATGGTAAACTTCAGGAGAAGATGTTCCAGATTCTGGGCTTCACCCCCGAGCGCGCTATGGCTCAGTTCGGCTTCTTGATTAATGCCTTCAAGTACGGCGCACCTCCTCACGCAGGTCTTGCCTTCGGTCTTGATCGCTTTGTGAGCCTGATGGCTGGCCTCGACAGCATCCGCGACTGTATAGCCTTCCCCAAGAACAATAGTGGTCGTGATGTGATGCTCGATGCTCCAGGTGAACTGGATCCCAAGCAGCTGGAAGAACTGCAGCTGAAGGTAGAACTCCGTCAGGAATAA
- a CDS encoding glycoside hydrolase family 88 protein: protein MKRLSTLMLATIMTLGATAQTTADDVLSVVRKANDYFMAKYADPTIPTNVKKVRPSSLWTRAVYYEGLMALYEIDPQQRYLDYTDTWSNFHQWTPRNGVNTCDADDQCCAQTYLMRYMQVGGEEKITKVRENLDHQMLTPNEKKNATAKTQSTQPSLFGWWTWIDAIQMAMPVYMQMYKITNDTKYRDHGMKMYRWSRNECGGGLFNVKDGLWWRDADYVPPYKEPDGKDCYWSRGNGWVYAALVRCMDMLPKKSKEYKELKKDFLLMSEGLRKCQREDGFWNPSLVSTNYEMPETSGTALFLYGMAWGIQKGYLKEKVYGPVCEKAWTAMVRDAVHQDGFLGWMQGTGKDPSAGQPLSYTKVPDFEDYGTGCFLLGATEYFKLLSKGNVK from the coding sequence ATGAAAAGACTATCTACACTGATGTTGGCTACCATCATGACATTAGGAGCCACAGCACAAACAACGGCTGATGACGTACTAAGCGTAGTACGTAAGGCAAACGATTACTTCATGGCAAAGTATGCAGACCCAACCATACCTACCAATGTAAAGAAGGTGAGGCCATCAAGTCTGTGGACACGAGCCGTTTATTATGAAGGACTTATGGCGCTCTATGAGATTGACCCACAACAGCGCTACTTAGACTATACCGACACATGGTCAAACTTCCATCAATGGACACCACGCAACGGCGTGAACACATGCGATGCAGATGACCAGTGTTGCGCCCAAACCTACCTGATGCGCTACATGCAGGTAGGCGGTGAGGAAAAGATAACGAAGGTACGTGAGAATCTGGATCACCAGATGCTGACACCTAATGAGAAAAAGAATGCTACAGCAAAGACCCAAAGCACACAGCCTTCGCTTTTCGGCTGGTGGACTTGGATTGATGCTATACAGATGGCAATGCCTGTATATATGCAGATGTATAAGATTACGAATGATACTAAATATCGTGATCACGGCATGAAGATGTATCGCTGGAGCAGAAACGAATGCGGCGGTGGTCTGTTTAATGTAAAAGACGGACTTTGGTGGCGTGACGCCGACTATGTACCACCTTACAAAGAGCCAGATGGAAAGGACTGCTACTGGAGTCGCGGCAATGGTTGGGTATACGCTGCATTGGTACGCTGTATGGACATGCTGCCCAAGAAATCTAAAGAATACAAAGAGCTGAAGAAAGATTTCCTTCTGATGAGCGAAGGGTTGCGCAAATGTCAGCGTGAAGATGGTTTCTGGAATCCCAGCTTGGTATCAACGAACTATGAGATGCCTGAGACCAGTGGTACAGCCCTCTTCCTCTATGGAATGGCATGGGGCATACAGAAAGGATATCTCAAAGAAAAGGTATATGGCCCTGTGTGTGAAAAAGCCTGGACTGCAATGGTACGCGATGCCGTTCATCAAGACGGATTTCTTGGATGGATGCAGGGAACAGGCAAAGATCCCTCTGCCGGACAGCCACTTAGCTATACTAAAGTGCCCGACTTTGAAGACTACGGCACAGGCTGTTTCCTATTAGGTGCAACAGAGTATTTTAAACTTCTGAGCAAAGGTAACGTCAAATAG
- a CDS encoding DUF1573 domain-containing protein: MKKVLLLTMMLICGMSFAMAQKQAEIKFDKLTHNFGKFSEKDPVVSCTFIFQNVGETPLVINQAIASCGCTVPEYTKEPIQPGNKGEIKVTYNGTGKFPGHFKKSITVRTNGVTEMTRLYIEGDMEEAK, translated from the coding sequence ATGAAAAAAGTATTACTTCTCACAATGATGCTTATTTGCGGAATGTCTTTCGCAATGGCACAGAAACAAGCAGAGATTAAATTCGACAAGTTAACCCACAACTTCGGAAAGTTCTCTGAGAAAGACCCTGTAGTCTCTTGTACCTTTATCTTCCAAAATGTTGGAGAAACCCCACTCGTTATCAATCAGGCTATTGCTTCTTGTGGATGCACAGTGCCCGAATATACCAAGGAACCCATCCAGCCAGGTAATAAGGGGGAAATTAAAGTAACCTACAACGGCACAGGAAAGTTCCCCGGACATTTCAAGAAATCCATTACCGTAAGAACAAACGGTGTCACGGAAATGACTCGCCTCTATATTGAAGGCGACATGGAAGAAGCAAAATAA
- the rny gene encoding ribonuclease Y: protein MDIIFVVLIAVAALIIGGLCGYFIFLKVLKGKYNTMVESANKEAEVIKEKKLLEVKEKFLNKKSELEKEVQQRNQHIQQSENRLKQREISLNQRQEELGRRKNDLDNQQQRIDNEKKALALKQDELGKMQQKEREKLEELSGLSAEEAKNRLVEAMKDEARTDAAAYVNEIMDEAKLNANAQAKKIVIQTIQRVATETAIENSVSVFHIDNDDVKGRVIGREGRNIRALEAACGVEIVVDDTPEAIVISGFDPVRREVCRLALHQLVSDGRIHPARIEEVVAKVKKQLDNEIIETGKRTAIDLGIHGLHPELVRIIGKMKYRSSYGQNLLQHARETANLCAVMASELGLNPKKAKRAGLLHDIGKVPDEESEMPHALYGAKIAEKYKEKPDICNAIGAHHDEMEMQTLLAPIVQVCDAISGARPGARREIVEAYIKRLNDLEAIAMSYPGVTKTYAIQAGRELRVIVGADKMDDAETEALSGEIATKIQNEMTYPGQVKITVIRETRSVAYAK, encoded by the coding sequence ATGGATATTATTTTTGTGGTTTTGATAGCCGTGGCAGCCCTTATTATAGGCGGCTTGTGCGGATATTTCATTTTCCTCAAGGTTCTAAAAGGAAAATACAATACGATGGTCGAGTCTGCTAATAAGGAGGCAGAGGTCATCAAAGAAAAGAAACTTTTGGAAGTTAAAGAGAAGTTTCTAAATAAGAAAAGTGAACTTGAAAAAGAAGTGCAGCAGCGCAATCAGCACATTCAGCAGAGCGAAAATCGCCTGAAGCAGCGCGAGATTTCTTTGAATCAGCGTCAGGAGGAACTGGGACGCCGTAAGAATGACCTTGATAACCAGCAACAACGTATTGATAATGAGAAGAAAGCTTTGGCTTTGAAGCAAGATGAGCTGGGTAAAATGCAGCAGAAGGAGCGTGAAAAGTTAGAAGAACTTTCTGGTCTGAGTGCAGAAGAAGCTAAAAATCGCTTGGTAGAGGCCATGAAAGACGAGGCTCGTACCGATGCTGCGGCTTATGTTAATGAAATTATGGATGAGGCAAAGCTCAATGCTAATGCGCAGGCCAAGAAAATAGTTATTCAGACTATTCAGCGTGTGGCTACTGAGACTGCCATTGAGAATAGCGTTTCCGTCTTCCACATTGATAATGACGACGTAAAGGGCCGTGTGATTGGTCGTGAGGGTCGTAATATCCGTGCATTGGAGGCCGCTTGTGGTGTGGAAATCGTGGTTGACGATACTCCAGAAGCTATCGTAATTAGTGGTTTCGACCCTGTTCGCCGTGAGGTTTGCCGTTTGGCTCTCCATCAATTGGTTAGTGACGGCCGTATCCATCCCGCCCGTATTGAGGAGGTTGTGGCTAAGGTAAAGAAACAATTGGATAACGAAATTATCGAGACAGGTAAGCGTACGGCTATTGACTTGGGTATTCACGGCTTGCATCCTGAGCTGGTTCGTATCATTGGTAAGATGAAGTATCGTTCAAGTTATGGACAGAACCTGTTGCAGCACGCTCGTGAAACCGCAAATCTCTGTGCTGTGATGGCTTCAGAGCTTGGCTTGAATCCTAAGAAAGCTAAGCGCGCTGGTTTGCTCCATGATATTGGTAAGGTGCCCGATGAGGAGAGTGAGATGCCTCACGCACTCTATGGCGCAAAGATTGCTGAGAAGTACAAGGAGAAGCCCGATATCTGCAATGCTATTGGTGCTCACCACGATGAGATGGAGATGCAGACCCTGTTGGCTCCTATCGTGCAGGTTTGCGATGCTATCTCAGGTGCTCGTCCTGGTGCTCGTCGTGAGATTGTGGAGGCTTATATCAAACGTTTGAACGACCTCGAGGCTATTGCAATGAGTTATCCTGGTGTTACCAAGACTTACGCTATTCAGGCTGGTCGTGAGCTCCGTGTAATTGTTGGTGCTGACAAGATGGACGATGCAGAGACAGAAGCACTGAGCGGTGAGATTGCCACAAAGATTCAGAATGAGATGACCTATCCTGGTCAGGTGAAGATCACCGTGATTCGTGAGACGAGGTCTGTTGCTTACGCTAAGTAA
- a CDS encoding cell division protein ZapA: MAEEGKLNIRLHVYDEEIAMVLHNREDEEYYRAAAKLITERYGAYAQVYKGRKSDHTIALMTLIEIALRYEKELGKNDTAPYDNILSQLTSEVEEALK; this comes from the coding sequence ATGGCAGAGGAAGGTAAACTCAATATAAGGTTGCATGTCTATGACGAAGAGATAGCAATGGTGCTCCATAATCGTGAAGATGAGGAGTACTATCGTGCAGCCGCCAAACTCATCACTGAGCGCTATGGAGCCTATGCACAGGTGTACAAGGGGCGCAAGAGTGATCATACCATAGCATTGATGACGCTTATCGAGATAGCGTTGCGCTATGAGAAAGAGTTAGGCAAAAATGATACGGCTCCTTATGATAATATTCTCTCGCAGTTGACTTCGGAAGTTGAAGAAGCATTAAAGTGA
- the rfbA gene encoding glucose-1-phosphate thymidylyltransferase RfbA produces MKGIVLAGGSGTRLYPITKGISKQLIPIFDKPMIYYPISALMLAGIREILIISTPHDLPGFRRLLGDGSDLGVHFEYAEQPSPDGLAQAFIIGEEFIGDDCACLVLGDNIFYGSGFSGLLRQSVENAEKNGLATVFGYYVNDPERYGVAEFDAEGNCLSIEEKPEHPKSNYAVVGLYFYPNSVINIAKSIKPSARGELEITTVNQEYLAQKKLKVQTLQRGFAWLDTGTHDSLAEASTFIEVIEKRQGLKIACLEEIAYKRGWIDKAQLRKLAQPMIKNGYGQYLLQLADN; encoded by the coding sequence ATGAAAGGTATCGTATTAGCAGGTGGGAGTGGTACACGCCTCTACCCTATCACAAAAGGCATCAGCAAACAACTGATTCCTATTTTTGATAAACCGATGATATACTATCCCATATCGGCTTTGATGCTGGCAGGTATACGTGAGATACTGATTATTTCCACGCCCCATGACCTACCGGGATTTCGCCGACTATTAGGAGATGGAAGTGATTTGGGTGTACATTTCGAGTATGCAGAACAGCCTTCGCCAGACGGACTGGCCCAAGCATTTATTATAGGTGAAGAATTCATCGGCGACGACTGCGCATGTCTAGTACTAGGCGACAATATTTTCTATGGTTCTGGCTTTAGCGGACTGCTGCGTCAAAGTGTAGAAAATGCCGAAAAGAACGGATTGGCAACAGTCTTTGGATACTATGTCAATGACCCTGAGCGTTATGGTGTAGCAGAGTTTGACGCTGAAGGAAACTGTCTCAGCATTGAAGAGAAGCCAGAGCATCCAAAATCAAACTATGCCGTAGTAGGATTGTATTTCTATCCCAACAGCGTAATTAATATTGCCAAAAGCATCAAGCCCAGTGCACGTGGTGAACTAGAAATAACGACTGTGAATCAGGAGTATCTGGCTCAGAAGAAATTAAAAGTGCAGACTTTGCAACGCGGTTTTGCATGGTTAGACACAGGAACCCACGACTCTTTAGCCGAAGCCAGCACTTTTATCGAAGTCATAGAAAAGCGACAAGGGCTAAAAATAGCCTGCCTAGAAGAAATCGCCTATAAACGTGGATGGATTGATAAAGCCCAACTCCGTAAACTGGCACAACCAATGATAAAAAACGGCTACGGCCAATACCTGCTTCAGTTAGCAGATAATTAA